The following are encoded together in the Scomber japonicus isolate fScoJap1 chromosome 20, fScoJap1.pri, whole genome shotgun sequence genome:
- the LOC128381789 gene encoding rac GTPase-activating protein 1-like, with protein MGESRLVVDELLALCLQRIVVEENAMSTELEFIEVVKKFESFRKKWLHAELEQKKYKELLVKSDVAKAALEVKLKHARNQLDLEMKKRYRVEADYHYLQRQMQLMCDILVHDSKSSACLNDEQKSLLATFEQKGANTTLLHRSNKRLTVIDESSFLSHSDISYDRTDDDVDVDTSVIKPLKSRARERRRSSMGLTVAAAVGRRGRGGNMFTEPLERRTLEKEVETIVEASVSTPDSRGKIHMVLGITQESPDTAVCITQEYAVSDCDEGGGGGGGDDTSVWCPCDEPEPEPEPEPAVRLEESVVIRADKTPKHVFVSKTVIWTETCSPCGKRIRFGKIAMKCRKCRVIAHPECKQKCVTVCLGATPGSTAQTNSLESFAPLKHPRVPQLLIECVTEIERRGLQERGLYRVPGGERLVKDLKDRFLQGKTPLMLSRVQDVHVLCGLLKDFLRTLKEPLVTFKLHRTFMEAAEMSDADSSTAAIFQAVAELPKPNKDTLAFLMLHFHKVMRSPRCQMDQNNLSRVFGPTLVGHGTSAPPPATILRDTLTQAKVVCRLLSFPEESWRRILELRTNQIPSSSSSSSLSSTTKTSSQDEGHVRLFQPLTSPELNSYYAAAGRRSVRGRIRNQGAASGGNTGRAEPGRRFFTSPN; from the exons ATGGGAGAGTCTCGGCTGGTGGTGGATGAACTTCTGGCTCTCTGCCTTCAGCGGATTGTCGTGGAGGAGAACGCTATGAGCACCGAGCTGG AATTCATTGAGGTGGTGAAGAAGTTCGAGAGCTTCAGGAAGAAATGGCTGCATGCCGAGCTGGAGCAGAAGAAGTACAAGGAGCTGCTGGTGAAGTCCGATGTGGCCAAAGCTGCTCTGGAGGTCAAACTGAAACACGCTCGCAACCAGCTGGACCTGGAGATGAAGAAACGCTACCGAGTGGAGGCCGACTACCACTACCTG CAAAGGCAGATGCAGCTCATGTGTGACATCCTGGTTCATGACAGCAAGTCCAGCGCCTGTCTGAACGACGAGCAGAAATCTCTTCTGGCCACGTTTGAACAGAAAGGAGCGAATACGACGCTTCTGCACCGGAGCAACAAACG GTTGACCGTCATCGACGAGTCGTCCTTCCTGTCTCACTCTGACATCAGCTACGATCGCACCGATGACGACGTG GACGTGGACACATCTGTGATTAAACCGCTGAAGTCTCGAGCCAGAGAGAGACGG AGATCATCGATGGGTCTGACTGTCGCTGCTGCGGTTGGGaggcgaggaagaggagggaacaTGTTCACAGAACCGCTGGAGAGGAGAACGCTGGAGAAG GAGGTGGAAACCATTGTGGAGGCGTCGGTGTCAACTCCGGACTCTCGAGGGAAGATCCACATGGTTCTGGGAATCACACAGGAAAGCCCCGATACCGCTGTCTGCATCACTCAGGAGTATGCTGTTTCAGActgtgatgaaggaggaggaggaggaggtggag ACGACACATCGGTGTGGTGTCCGTGTgatgaacctgaacctgaacctgaacctgaacctgcaGTGAGGCTGGAGGAGAGCGTCGTCATCAGAGCCGACAAAACACCcaaacatgtgtttgtgtctaaaaCG GTGATCTGGACCGAGACCTGCTCGCCCTGCGGCAAGAGGATCCGCTTTGGGAAGATCGCCATGAAGTGCAGGAAGTGCAGAGTGATCGCTCATCCAGAGTGTAAACAGAAGTGTGTCACGGTCTGCTTGGGAGCCACACCAGGAAGTACAGCTCAGACG aaCTCGCTGGAAAGTTTTGCTCCGTTGAAGCATCCCAGAGTTCCTCAGCTGCTCATCGAGTGTGTGACTGAGATCGAGAGGAGAGGACTGCAGGAG cgggGTTTGTACAGAGTTCCTGGAGGTGAGCGGCTCGTGAAGGATCTCAAGGATCGCTTCCTTCAGGGGAAAACTCCGCTCATGCTCAGTCGAGTTCAGGACGTCCACGTGCTCTGCGGACTCCTCAAAGACTTCCTGAGGACGCTGAAGGAGCCGCTGGTCACCTTCAAACTGCACCGCACCTTCATGGAGgcagcag AGATGTCCGATGCAGACAGCAGCACTGCCGCCATATTTCAGGCTGTAGCAGAGCTGCCGAAACCCAACAAAGACACGCTGGCTTTCCTCATGCTGCACTTTCACAA GGTCATGAGGAGTCCTCGGTGTCAAATGGACCAGAACAATCTGTCCCGGGTGTTTGGACCGACTCTGGTGGGACACGGGACGTCTGCTCCGCCTCCAGCAACCATCCTGAGAGACACGCTCACCCAGGCGAAG GTTGTTTGCCGTTTGTTGTCCTTCCCTGAAGAGTCGTGGAGACGGATCCTCGAACTCCGCACCAACCAGATcccatcttcatcttcatcatcctcattgTCCTCGACCACCAAGACCAGCAGCCAGGACGAAGGGCACG TCCGTCTCTTCCAGCCGCTGACGTCTCCGGAGTTGAACAGCTACTACGCGGCTGCCGGCAGACGATCAGTGAGAGGACGGATCAGGAACCAGGGAGCCGCTTCAGGAGGCAACAC AGGACGAGCAGAGCCGGGAAGAAGATTCTTCACTTCACCGAactaa